One genomic region from Nitrospira sp. encodes:
- a CDS encoding type II toxin-antitoxin system YafQ family toxin produces MVDHLQAKKPLPPKNRDHTLTGERNHHRECHVQPDWLIIYRIEATFLILERTGTHADLFD; encoded by the coding sequence ATCGTTGATCATCTTCAGGCTAAAAAACCATTGCCTCCCAAGAACAGGGACCATACGCTCACTGGCGAGCGGAACCATCATCGTGAATGTCATGTCCAACCAGACTGGCTCATCATCTACAGAATTGAGGCCACGTTCCTCATTCTCGAACGGACAGGAACACACGCCGACCTCTTTGACTGA
- a CDS encoding type II toxin-antitoxin system RelB/DinJ family antitoxin: MKVFDRLGLTEAEAIRLFYAQVELHQGIPFPLMIPNAHTLDAFEEAKHPEKLPSFKNFRALRGRTGT, from the coding sequence ATGAAAGTCTTCGACCGCCTCGGCCTTACCGAAGCTGAAGCCATACGGTTGTTCTATGCCCAAGTTGAACTCCACCAGGGCATCCCCTTCCCTCTCATGATCCCAAACGCTCATACGCTGGACGCCTTTGAAGAAGCGAAACATCCCGAGAAACTGCCGTCATTCAAGAACTTTCGCGCACTCAGAGGCCGTACGGGCACCTAA
- a CDS encoding cytochrome c, which translates to MTKGVWVLLAMTMLVVTGNIAMLWYVLQSGFSATEQPVKLEVLFARQLRHLAMPEAQKQMRNPVPATDQVLAEARVHFADHCANCHGNDGSGSTVIGQNFYPRTPDLTKVETQSFSDGELFYIIHNGVRFTGMPAWGKGRPEPDLDSWKLVHFIRHLPNMTSEELTEMAKYNPVSQMAREEQERIDRFLQGEELDPQSPAHHH; encoded by the coding sequence ATGACCAAGGGTGTCTGGGTGTTGCTCGCGATGACAATGCTTGTCGTGACAGGAAATATTGCCATGCTGTGGTACGTCCTGCAATCAGGTTTTAGTGCGACGGAACAGCCAGTGAAGCTCGAAGTCCTGTTCGCGCGTCAGCTCAGGCACCTGGCCATGCCCGAAGCCCAGAAGCAGATGAGAAACCCCGTTCCCGCCACAGACCAGGTTCTTGCAGAAGCCCGGGTTCACTTTGCGGACCACTGTGCGAACTGCCACGGGAATGATGGAAGTGGCTCTACCGTGATCGGACAGAACTTCTATCCCAGAACACCCGACCTGACTAAAGTAGAGACACAGTCCTTCTCGGATGGAGAACTGTTCTATATCATCCATAATGGCGTTCGATTTACCGGAATGCCCGCATGGGGGAAAGGCCGTCCCGAACCGGATCTCGATAGTTGGAAGCTGGTGCATTTTATTCGCCATCTCCCAAACATGACGAGCGAGGAACTGACAGAAATGGCGAAGTATAACCCCGTGAGCCAAATGGCCCGGGAAGAGCAGGAACGCATCGACCGTTTTTTGCAAGGTGAGGAGCTTGATCCACAGTCTCCTGCACACCACCACTAA
- a CDS encoding DUF5666 domain-containing protein, producing MVKRIGRLVLMMTTILPGIAAAHGEGLHVFGTITALDTAEIQVLTTEGKTVSIPTVAETKYRNKGRGGGGNVPRVGDRVAIDVTKKDGKLMATEVQFSSFAKQQKP from the coding sequence ATGGTGAAACGAATAGGTAGACTGGTCCTGATGATGACTACAATCTTACCTGGGATCGCCGCCGCGCACGGGGAAGGACTGCACGTCTTTGGCACAATCACCGCCCTCGACACTGCTGAGATTCAAGTTCTGACGACAGAGGGGAAGACAGTCTCAATCCCCACAGTCGCCGAGACAAAGTATCGGAATAAAGGAAGAGGGGGTGGAGGGAACGTTCCTCGGGTAGGCGATCGAGTTGCTATAGATGTCACAAAGAAAGACGGCAAATTGATGGCCACGGAAGTCCAATTCTCCTCCTTTGCGAAGCAACAGAAGCCGTGA
- a CDS encoding cytochrome P450, with the protein MSIMPDPMPSFTLVDVPGAMPLLGHLRAYKARPLDQLWTWWRQHGDALRFRLGLKTRYLFSHPDLAETVLVKDADRFTKVYDRRRPSGLALVLGNGLITASGDVWKRHRRIIQPIFHRARIATMVDQMAQVGEQWMAGWPAEEGPSVDIAAEMRQLTLDVISHTMFSTSMGHHINRIIHALQVSSQYAIDSDSNPLFLPLWMPTSRNREFRSAMWSMDELIYGLLARRRQSGERPGDLLDVLLHARDDETGEGLTDQELRDEILTIFAAGHSTTANALSWTWYLLATHPDAKARFHEEVDRVLQGRTPSADDLEHLPYTRAVFEESLRLYPTAPLVQRKVATPTTVGGLSLPQDARVVVSLYNLHRHPDFWPHPEQFLPERWLGSERPRSRYAYLPFGAGPRACVGLHFASVEGLLLLALIGRRYDLLLAQERVEPQFMVTLRPKGGLRMTRQPRSTPAVYAAR; encoded by the coding sequence ATGTCCATCATGCCGGATCCGATGCCGTCCTTCACGCTGGTCGATGTTCCCGGCGCGATGCCTCTCCTGGGCCACCTGCGTGCGTATAAAGCACGTCCTCTCGATCAGCTCTGGACCTGGTGGCGCCAACACGGCGATGCGCTGCGCTTTCGGCTGGGCCTGAAGACGCGCTATCTGTTCAGCCATCCCGATCTCGCCGAAACCGTACTCGTCAAAGACGCCGACCGGTTTACCAAAGTGTACGATCGGAGACGACCGTCTGGCCTGGCGTTGGTCTTGGGCAATGGGTTGATCACCGCGTCGGGCGACGTGTGGAAGCGACATCGCCGGATCATCCAGCCGATTTTCCACCGCGCTCGCATCGCAACCATGGTCGATCAGATGGCCCAGGTGGGTGAACAATGGATGGCCGGGTGGCCAGCCGAGGAAGGACCGTCCGTCGATATTGCGGCCGAAATGCGGCAATTGACCCTCGACGTGATCTCCCACACGATGTTCAGCACCAGCATGGGTCACCACATCAACCGGATTATCCATGCGTTACAAGTGAGCAGCCAGTACGCCATCGACTCGGACAGTAATCCCCTCTTTCTCCCCCTGTGGATGCCCACCTCGCGCAACCGTGAATTTCGTTCCGCGATGTGGTCCATGGACGAGTTGATCTATGGGCTGCTAGCCAGACGGCGGCAGAGCGGCGAGAGGCCTGGCGACCTCCTTGATGTGCTTCTCCACGCACGGGATGACGAAACCGGTGAGGGACTGACCGACCAGGAGCTGCGGGATGAAATATTGACCATCTTTGCCGCTGGCCACTCCACCACCGCCAATGCCCTCTCCTGGACCTGGTATCTCCTCGCGACTCACCCTGACGCGAAGGCACGGTTTCATGAGGAAGTGGACCGGGTGCTCCAAGGAAGGACGCCGAGCGCCGACGACCTTGAGCACCTTCCGTATACGCGCGCCGTCTTCGAGGAATCGCTCCGTCTCTATCCAACGGCACCGCTGGTCCAGCGCAAAGTGGCGACTCCCACCACCGTCGGCGGCCTGTCCCTGCCACAAGACGCGCGCGTGGTGGTCAGTCTCTACAATCTGCACCGACATCCAGACTTTTGGCCACACCCCGAACAGTTTCTGCCGGAACGGTGGCTGGGCAGCGAGCGACCACGTTCCCGGTACGCCTATCTGCCATTTGGCGCCGGGCCGCGTGCCTGCGTGGGCCTCCATTTCGCGTCGGTCGAAGGACTGCTGCTCTTGGCGCTCATCGGTCGCCGCTATGATCTGCTGCTGGCCCAGGAACGGGTCGAGCCTCAGTTCATGGTGACCTTGCGGCCGAAAGGTGGCCTTCGCATGACGCGTCAGCCACGGAGCACACCGGCGGTCTACGCGGCGAGATAA
- a CDS encoding phosphotransferase — protein sequence MTSSTDMMTQEPDDTEFIPATLNAITADWLTQALRRAGILKLAKVVAIEVQPIVAGSGFVGQTARLIIEYDEREASALTSLFVKLSSADPTVRQQLRKVGLYETEAGFYRDVAPLPDLPMPVPRPYLSLYNERTGECLLLLEDLGQAEFGDNLTGCSSPDAMIAVRQLGLLHAHFWGAPFLKQWSWLRSLTDEAEVRIALYRGMFPRFEQRCGHFLSPSVVETARRFAQVLPTYIDRMVDRPQTLTHGDFRADNLAFATIRGERSVTVFDWQVARRAPGPRDLAYFLALSLGVEQRRAMEASLLNLYHETLGAHGVVGYLAEDLRADVAVGLGSPLTMWVIASGMLDFSSERGAALLTQFWERLGAALDDHRFSAYLDTLVS from the coding sequence ATGACATCTTCCACAGACATGATGACTCAGGAACCTGATGACACGGAATTCATTCCTGCAACCCTGAATGCCATCACCGCCGACTGGCTCACGCAGGCGTTGCGTCGTGCTGGAATCCTCAAGCTCGCCAAGGTGGTGGCCATTGAGGTCCAGCCGATCGTGGCCGGCAGCGGCTTCGTGGGACAAACCGCTCGTCTCATCATTGAATACGATGAGCGGGAAGCCAGTGCTCTCACCTCGCTCTTTGTCAAGCTTTCCTCGGCCGATCCCACCGTGAGGCAACAACTCCGGAAGGTGGGTCTCTATGAGACCGAGGCCGGGTTTTACCGCGACGTTGCGCCACTGCCGGACCTCCCTATGCCGGTCCCTCGTCCCTATCTCAGTCTCTATAACGAACGAACGGGTGAATGTCTCCTGTTGCTCGAGGATCTTGGTCAGGCGGAGTTCGGGGACAATCTCACCGGTTGCTCTTCTCCAGATGCCATGATCGCAGTTCGGCAACTCGGGCTCTTGCATGCTCACTTTTGGGGCGCCCCCTTTCTCAAGCAGTGGTCGTGGCTGCGTTCCCTCACCGACGAAGCCGAGGTCAGGATTGCTCTGTATCGGGGGATGTTCCCGCGCTTCGAACAACGGTGCGGCCACTTTCTCTCGCCAAGTGTAGTGGAGACCGCGAGACGGTTTGCGCAGGTCCTGCCGACCTATATTGATCGGATGGTGGACAGGCCGCAGACGCTTACCCATGGCGATTTCAGGGCCGACAATTTGGCCTTTGCAACGATACGCGGGGAACGCAGTGTGACCGTCTTTGATTGGCAGGTGGCGCGGCGTGCGCCCGGCCCCCGCGATCTGGCCTATTTCCTCGCCCTCTCCCTGGGGGTCGAGCAGCGTCGCGCGATGGAGGCGTCGCTGCTGAATTTGTATCACGAGACACTGGGGGCCCATGGTGTCGTAGGGTATTTGGCCGAAGACCTTCGAGCGGATGTTGCAGTTGGCCTGGGGTCTCCACTGACCATGTGGGTCATCGCCAGTGGCATGCTGGACTTTTCCAGTGAACGCGGGGCGGCCTTGCTCACGCAGTTCTGGGAACGTTTGGGCGCGGCGCTGGACGATCATCGCTTCAGCGCCTATCTGGATACCCTTGTTTCGTAA
- a CDS encoding glycosyltransferase, whose amino-acid sequence MGADPQPDRVGGAKPAVCPLLTRIQTRRRPLGLPVQAGIAATWSDRLQISQQPEIFEFPRHELPKHGRFVGSLRLPGGYQPVPFPWEQLDGRPLIYASLGTLQNRIAGMFRVIAEACNGLGAQLVISTGGGVTPEELGELPGRPIIVSYTPQLELLRRSAVAVTHAGLNTVLDAMATGIPLVALPITNEQPGIAARVVWLGAGEAIARKHVTSQALRAAVVRVQSDPSYRAAAERVRNSIQAGGGAPRAAELIEQSLGLRV is encoded by the coding sequence GTGGGTGCGGATCCGCAACCGGATCGCGTGGGCGGGGCTAAACCGGCTGTATGCCCCCTCCTGACACGAATACAGACTCGCCGCCGCCCCCTCGGCCTGCCGGTCCAGGCAGGGATTGCTGCCACTTGGTCCGACCGGCTTCAGATCAGCCAGCAACCTGAGATATTCGAGTTTCCTCGGCATGAGTTGCCGAAGCATGGCCGGTTCGTCGGCTCTCTACGGCTACCGGGCGGGTACCAACCGGTTCCGTTCCCGTGGGAACAGCTCGACGGCCGGCCGCTGATTTACGCTTCGCTGGGCACACTGCAGAACCGTATTGCAGGCATGTTCCGAGTGATTGCGGAGGCATGCAATGGGCTGGGTGCCCAATTGGTCATCTCGACGGGGGGTGGGGTGACTCCTGAGGAACTCGGTGAACTCCCGGGCCGTCCGATCATCGTCTCCTATACTCCTCAGCTGGAGTTGCTCCGACGATCCGCCGTCGCTGTGACCCATGCAGGGCTCAACACCGTTCTCGACGCGATGGCAACCGGGATTCCTCTGGTGGCTCTCCCGATTACAAATGAACAGCCGGGGATCGCCGCCCGTGTCGTGTGGCTTGGGGCCGGTGAGGCCATTGCCCGCAAGCATGTGACTTCCCAGGCGCTGCGTGCTGCAGTGGTCCGTGTACAATCGGACCCGTCCTACCGCGCGGCTGCTGAGCGGGTTCGGAACTCCATTCAGGCAGGCGGTGGAGCTCCGCGCGCTGCGGAGCTGATTGAACAGAGTTTGGGACTTAGGGTCTAA
- a CDS encoding DUF2254 domain-containing protein codes for MNILIRRRVLWDHLRSALWVMPTASVVFFLVAGMVLSHVSIGDDSPIRWLVFQGTPEDARQMLIVVSSTMITVTGLVFALTIIALQIASGQYSPRLLRNFMRDRGTQFVLSVFVGAFAYSTAGLHTVGVQNPEQAAFMPRLAVSGSLGLALASLGVLIYFIHHLSSSIQIDTIMSMIVQETLEVIDNLYPDRLGYEEPEERCPDPPAWAVTLPSDQSGYIQDVEPEALVQAAARQDVVLRLIRMVGDHVIAGTPIAWAWHRSADHAPAEAVLQETLRNSIQVGFERTMLQDVPFGIRRLVDIGNRALSPAINDPYTATQALHHLAVVLCVLSRRRLGDRLYHDEHDTVRVTIPFPTFGDYLRLGTEQIRRFGAKEPAVARGLVRLLKNVGSSTTSKDRRAAAAKNIRLVLEDATREATQPADLEGLLAEGADALSALEADRPQLVPGSVRDLTL; via the coding sequence ATGAACATTCTTATTCGGCGTCGGGTGTTGTGGGATCACCTTCGCAGCGCATTGTGGGTCATGCCGACGGCGTCTGTTGTGTTTTTCCTGGTGGCGGGAATGGTCTTGTCCCATGTGTCAATCGGCGACGATTCGCCCATACGATGGCTGGTATTCCAGGGTACACCCGAAGACGCCCGCCAAATGCTGATTGTCGTGTCGTCCACCATGATCACGGTGACCGGGCTGGTGTTTGCGCTGACGATCATCGCCTTGCAGATCGCCTCGGGCCAGTATTCACCCCGTCTGCTGCGCAACTTCATGCGTGACCGCGGTACACAGTTCGTCCTGAGTGTCTTCGTAGGTGCCTTCGCTTACAGCACAGCGGGCTTACATACCGTCGGTGTCCAGAACCCCGAGCAGGCTGCGTTCATGCCCCGTCTGGCTGTCTCCGGATCGCTTGGGCTCGCGCTGGCGAGTTTGGGCGTGCTCATCTACTTTATTCATCACCTTTCCTCCTCGATTCAGATCGACACGATCATGAGCATGATTGTGCAGGAAACTCTGGAAGTCATCGACAACCTTTATCCTGATCGGCTCGGCTACGAGGAACCCGAGGAGCGCTGCCCGGACCCTCCGGCATGGGCCGTCACCCTTCCATCCGACCAGTCCGGCTATATCCAAGATGTCGAACCTGAAGCGCTCGTCCAAGCAGCGGCGAGGCAGGACGTGGTACTCCGGCTTATTAGGATGGTGGGAGACCATGTCATCGCCGGGACGCCGATCGCCTGGGCTTGGCACAGATCGGCCGATCATGCACCGGCCGAGGCAGTCCTGCAAGAGACACTCCGCAACTCCATCCAAGTCGGTTTCGAGCGGACTATGCTGCAGGATGTTCCTTTCGGCATCCGCCGCTTAGTCGATATCGGCAACAGGGCACTGTCTCCAGCGATCAACGATCCCTACACAGCAACCCAAGCATTGCATCACTTGGCGGTGGTCCTCTGCGTCCTGTCTCGCCGACGGCTGGGCGACCGGCTGTACCATGATGAACATGACACGGTGCGCGTGACTATACCGTTCCCTACGTTCGGCGACTACTTGCGACTCGGCACAGAGCAGATCCGGCGGTTCGGGGCTAAAGAGCCGGCTGTCGCGCGGGGTCTGGTCCGGCTCCTCAAGAACGTTGGCAGCAGCACAACCAGCAAGGATCGGCGCGCCGCCGCCGCCAAAAACATTCGCTTGGTGCTGGAAGACGCCACGCGCGAGGCCACCCAGCCGGCCGACCTAGAGGGCCTGCTGGCAGAGGGAGCTGATGCCCTCAGCGCGCTAGAGGCTGACCGTCCTCAGTTGGTCCCTGGCTCAGTTCGTGATTTGACTCTATAG
- the tadA gene encoding tRNA adenosine(34) deaminase TadA: MQQEHDSRYMELALHHAKLAPLIGEVPIGAVLVHNQEVIAAGHNYREFSQDPTAHAEMIVIRKAAERLQTWRLTDTTLYVTLEPCPMCAGAIMQSRIARLVFGAWDPKAGACGSILDIPTERRFNHRVHVAGGLLEEESRALLRMFFQAKRGNLSERTSVP; encoded by the coding sequence ATGCAACAAGAACACGATTCCCGCTACATGGAGCTGGCGCTTCACCATGCGAAGCTTGCTCCGCTGATCGGGGAAGTCCCGATCGGCGCAGTCCTCGTGCACAACCAGGAAGTGATCGCGGCCGGTCACAACTACCGGGAATTTTCGCAGGACCCGACAGCGCATGCGGAAATGATCGTGATCCGGAAAGCGGCTGAACGGCTGCAGACATGGCGCCTCACCGACACAACATTGTACGTCACGCTGGAACCCTGCCCCATGTGCGCCGGAGCAATCATGCAATCCCGCATTGCGCGGCTGGTCTTCGGAGCGTGGGATCCCAAAGCCGGCGCCTGCGGTTCGATCCTCGACATTCCGACGGAGCGTCGGTTCAATCACCGCGTACACGTGGCGGGCGGCTTGCTCGAAGAGGAAAGCCGGGCACTCTTACGGATGTTTTTTCAGGCCAAGAGAGGCAACCTCTCGGAGAGGACTAGCGTTCCATAG
- a CDS encoding sigma-70 family RNA polymerase sigma factor, with protein sequence METSSQLVASAIDPTLVARVAKGEVHAFNQLYDQSSTVLFSLALRILGNREEAADVLQEIYLNVWRKVVRYDVGRGTPIAWLITLTRNRAIDRLRARGPRTLRQMASSLDDGQTSQVADRSSDTFDTPADQELRNLVREAWVSLPHVQQQVIELAYYEGFPDAEIAAQLNQPVEAVKTCIALGMSQLLESLQSSWEEDEAV encoded by the coding sequence ATGGAGACATCTTCTCAACTCGTCGCCTCGGCCATTGACCCTACACTCGTGGCCCGAGTCGCCAAAGGCGAGGTCCACGCCTTTAACCAGCTCTACGATCAATCCAGTACCGTGCTGTTCAGCCTGGCACTGCGCATCCTCGGCAACCGTGAAGAAGCAGCGGACGTGCTTCAAGAGATCTACCTCAATGTCTGGAGAAAGGTCGTTCGCTACGATGTCGGTCGAGGCACCCCCATCGCCTGGCTCATTACACTGACCCGCAACCGGGCTATCGATCGATTGCGGGCACGCGGTCCTCGTACCCTCCGCCAGATGGCCTCGTCCCTTGATGACGGCCAGACAAGCCAAGTTGCCGACCGAAGTTCCGATACTTTTGATACACCGGCCGACCAAGAACTGCGAAATCTAGTCCGAGAGGCGTGGGTGAGCTTGCCGCACGTCCAGCAGCAGGTGATTGAGTTGGCTTACTATGAGGGCTTTCCCGATGCGGAGATCGCGGCGCAGCTTAATCAGCCGGTGGAGGCGGTGAAGACCTGCATCGCCCTCGGCATGTCGCAACTGCTCGAATCATTGCAATCATCTTGGGAAGAAGATGAAGCGGTATGA
- a CDS encoding nucleotidyltransferase family protein produces MLTLPFVHPFLMALLTDTSSEKNQPALVPHDSWETIVEEAITQRIAPLLLCWLSHPANRHKIPLQLLNVLKQQVALHAAWHSLLAKELRNILASCEQQGIACVPIRGPALAKHLYDDCSTRQMDDLDFLVHREDLSAIKGIFQHLAYTPHEHRPGFLETFSYSLEFVHPHHGFLVEPHWTLAYPPFIGAAAMEPVWGRVRRQQWAGVNTWVLSNEDLLLHLCLHLHHKGRQAPLLWFYELDTVIQRHGATFNWNIFMNQVRLMGQTQAVCDVLTIVTEAFHSPVPEVVASQFAGHVRDDSSPSSLMVCNQILTRSSLSGREELVLLCSLGSLHQQFRYLAALLFPSAQYMTRRYGAPTRTSLIGSYIARFFRIGAEGLRCAVAWIGTIVATRPSSSIRR; encoded by the coding sequence ATGTTGACCCTGCCGTTCGTGCATCCTTTTCTGATGGCCCTTCTGACGGATACCTCGTCTGAAAAGAACCAGCCTGCCCTAGTCCCACACGATTCTTGGGAGACCATCGTTGAAGAAGCCATCACGCAACGCATAGCTCCTCTCCTCCTTTGTTGGCTCAGTCATCCTGCCAACCGGCATAAGATCCCTCTCCAGTTACTAAATGTTCTCAAGCAACAGGTGGCCCTGCACGCAGCCTGGCATTCACTGTTGGCAAAAGAACTCCGAAATATTCTGGCCTCGTGTGAGCAGCAGGGTATTGCCTGCGTTCCGATTCGAGGGCCGGCGTTGGCTAAGCACCTGTACGATGATTGCTCGACCCGGCAGATGGATGACCTGGACTTCTTGGTTCATCGTGAGGATCTCTCTGCCATCAAGGGCATCTTTCAGCACCTTGCCTATACGCCCCATGAGCATCGGCCTGGTTTTCTCGAAACCTTCTCCTATTCACTGGAGTTTGTTCATCCGCATCATGGTTTCCTTGTTGAACCTCATTGGACTCTGGCTTACCCGCCGTTTATCGGCGCTGCCGCCATGGAACCGGTATGGGGACGGGTCAGGAGACAGCAATGGGCAGGGGTCAATACCTGGGTCCTTAGCAATGAAGACCTTCTTCTCCATCTCTGCCTTCACCTGCATCATAAAGGGCGGCAGGCTCCGCTCCTGTGGTTTTATGAGTTGGATACCGTGATCCAGCGGCATGGCGCAACGTTCAACTGGAACATCTTCATGAATCAGGTGCGGCTCATGGGGCAAACTCAGGCGGTCTGTGACGTTCTCACGATCGTGACGGAAGCTTTTCATTCGCCCGTGCCTGAAGTAGTGGCCAGCCAGTTCGCCGGGCACGTACGCGACGATTCTTCGCCTTCGTCGTTGATGGTCTGCAATCAGATCCTGACTCGGTCGTCTCTCAGCGGACGAGAAGAGCTTGTGCTTCTGTGTTCTCTTGGAAGCCTTCACCAACAATTCCGGTACCTCGCTGCACTCCTCTTTCCCTCTGCCCAATACATGACGCGGCGATATGGAGCGCCCACTCGTACGAGTCTCATCGGCTCCTATATCGCAAGATTCTTCCGTATAGGGGCTGAGGGCCTTCGCTGTGCCGTCGCATGGATCGGCACCATCGTTGCCACACGACCGAGCTCATCCATCCGCCGATAG